One window of Neptuniibacter halophilus genomic DNA carries:
- a CDS encoding mannose-1-phosphate guanylyltransferase/mannose-6-phosphate isomerase — MIKTVIMAGGSGSRLWPLSRSLYPKQFLPLTSEKTMLQTTIERVSEISDGSPLIICNEEHRFIAAEQIRELNITADILLEPVGRNTAPAIALAALNSLKNDEDPLLLVLAADHVIEDAATFRQQVLKAKVLAEEGALVAFGIVATDPETGYGYIRRGAPEGDGYKVAEFVEKPDQERAQAYVDSGQYFWNSGMFLFKASRYIEELEKYRPSILEACLQAVATITPDLDFVRIDEDAFRACPNESVDYAVMENSDSSAVVPLHVGWNDVGAWSSLWDVTEKDTNGNVIMGDVIYHNTSDSLVRSTSKLVATVGVSNVVVVETKDAVLVAAKEDVQDVKKITEQLKAEKRSECELHREVYRPWGKYDSIDHGVRYKVKRITVKPGNKLSVQMHHHRAEHWIVVSGTARVGRNSEEIILTENESVYLPVGCVHWLENPGKIPLELIEVQSGSYLDEDDIVRFEDKYGRA; from the coding sequence ATGATTAAGACTGTAATCATGGCTGGTGGTTCTGGTTCGCGACTGTGGCCCCTCTCTCGTTCCTTGTATCCTAAGCAGTTTTTGCCGCTTACTAGTGAGAAAACAATGCTTCAGACAACCATAGAGCGTGTGTCTGAAATCAGTGATGGATCACCGCTGATTATATGTAACGAAGAGCACCGATTCATTGCTGCGGAACAAATTCGGGAACTTAACATCACTGCAGACATACTTCTTGAACCTGTTGGTCGTAATACTGCTCCTGCTATAGCGCTGGCTGCGTTAAATTCCTTGAAAAATGACGAAGATCCTTTGTTGCTTGTGCTGGCTGCGGATCACGTTATTGAAGATGCTGCTACTTTTCGTCAGCAGGTACTAAAAGCGAAAGTGCTCGCTGAAGAGGGGGCATTGGTGGCTTTTGGAATTGTTGCAACGGATCCGGAAACGGGGTACGGCTACATCCGTCGCGGCGCTCCTGAAGGTGATGGTTATAAAGTGGCAGAGTTCGTTGAAAAACCCGATCAGGAACGAGCACAAGCTTATGTGGATTCTGGGCAATATTTTTGGAATAGCGGAATGTTCCTGTTTAAAGCTTCCCGCTATATAGAAGAGTTAGAAAAATATCGGCCATCGATACTTGAAGCTTGCTTGCAAGCGGTTGCAACTATTACCCCTGACCTTGACTTTGTTCGAATTGATGAGGATGCCTTCAGGGCCTGTCCGAATGAATCTGTTGACTATGCCGTAATGGAAAATTCTGATTCCTCTGCTGTAGTTCCTTTACATGTTGGCTGGAATGATGTCGGTGCTTGGTCATCTCTTTGGGATGTGACAGAAAAAGACACCAATGGTAATGTCATAATGGGGGATGTGATTTACCACAACACGAGTGATTCCCTCGTACGGTCTACCAGTAAGTTAGTTGCAACTGTCGGGGTGTCTAACGTTGTAGTTGTAGAAACGAAAGATGCGGTATTAGTTGCTGCCAAAGAGGATGTTCAGGATGTGAAAAAAATCACTGAACAGTTAAAAGCTGAAAAGCGCTCGGAATGTGAATTGCATCGAGAAGTTTACCGTCCTTGGGGTAAGTATGATTCAATTGACCACGGGGTAAGGTACAAGGTTAAGCGAATTACAGTAAAACCGGGAAATAAGCTTTCAGTGCAGATGCATCATCATCGTGCCGAACATTGGATTGTCGTGTCAGGTACCGCCAGAGTAGGAAGAAATAGCGAAGAGATCATTTTAACTGAGAACGAATCAGTTTATTTGCCTGTGGGTTGTGTGCATTGGTTAGAAAATCCGGGCAAAATTCCTCTGGAGTTAATTGAGGTTCAGTCAGGCTCCTATCTAGATGAAGATGATATAGTTAGATTTGAAGATAAATATGGACGTGCGTGA
- the mnmC gene encoding bifunctional tRNA (5-methylaminomethyl-2-thiouridine)(34)-methyltransferase MnmD/FAD-dependent 5-carboxymethylaminomethyl-2-thiouridine(34) oxidoreductase MnmC: protein MHNIRNALIRWCKDNSPHCATFDDIYFNPGAGADESRYVFIDGNRLTAESFPPDQQTLIIAETGFGSGLNFLVTAKHILDSSAVPPNLHYLSVEKHPLTKEDLLKALSAWPEYSELAALLHTQYPPAAAGYHQLNFAEGRIKLTLMFGDAAESFSRLEGQVDAWYLDGFAPAKNPDMWSPELFQQMARLSHPGTTFSTFTAAGVVRRGLKEVGFDVRKQKGFGRKREMLVGSYVGPKPEHREGKPWFKLPASNTKPEAVTVIGGGLSGCSTAWSLAQRGIKVRLIEKECELATAGSGNRQGALYAKLPVSWTHQGELHLTGFLHSVNLLNHLDPEHTLWSQCGVIQLATTEKEQQRQQSMLAQGLYPDSLVSYRSAGELSSIAGSRIESPGLFFPDAGWVSPRDFCHQLTTHPDIEIAHAEVASISRQQEHWQIDTVTDQSFAASHLIICNAELANRFEQTAHLPLKPIRGQVSITPESAIDPSLQTVVCGEGYISPAQEGRFCFGATFDLKGKERNVTLEDHQHNISKLSEALPDIAAQVSDVQDQLEGRTAFRCSTPDYMPMVGPAPVADAFIETFAQLRKDRKWQFGNAIPEHHPNLYINTGHGSKGLITCPISAELLAGMICNEPLLLPKPVIDTLNPARFIIKNLIRQAI, encoded by the coding sequence ATGCATAATATTAGAAATGCCTTAATTAGATGGTGCAAGGACAATAGCCCTCACTGCGCCACATTTGACGACATCTACTTCAATCCAGGTGCAGGCGCAGATGAAAGCCGTTACGTTTTTATCGATGGTAACCGCCTTACCGCTGAGTCTTTCCCGCCTGATCAACAGACGTTAATTATTGCCGAAACAGGTTTTGGCAGCGGGCTTAATTTCCTGGTCACCGCCAAGCATATTCTAGATTCATCGGCCGTCCCTCCTAATCTGCATTACCTTTCTGTCGAAAAACACCCCTTAACCAAAGAGGATCTGCTGAAGGCTCTTAGTGCCTGGCCTGAATATTCTGAACTTGCAGCGCTGTTGCATACTCAGTACCCACCCGCTGCCGCTGGCTACCACCAACTCAATTTCGCTGAAGGGCGCATTAAACTCACCTTAATGTTTGGCGACGCCGCCGAATCATTCTCCCGCCTCGAAGGGCAGGTAGACGCCTGGTATCTTGATGGTTTCGCACCGGCAAAGAATCCGGACATGTGGAGCCCGGAGCTGTTTCAGCAGATGGCGCGACTGAGCCATCCGGGAACGACTTTTTCTACTTTCACCGCCGCAGGAGTGGTTCGCAGGGGCCTTAAAGAGGTCGGGTTTGATGTTCGAAAGCAAAAAGGGTTCGGGCGTAAGCGGGAGATGCTGGTTGGCAGCTATGTTGGCCCAAAACCGGAGCACCGGGAAGGTAAACCCTGGTTTAAGCTTCCTGCCTCCAACACAAAACCAGAGGCGGTTACAGTTATTGGTGGCGGGCTCTCAGGCTGCTCTACCGCCTGGTCTTTGGCCCAGCGGGGTATTAAGGTCCGGTTGATTGAGAAAGAATGTGAGCTTGCTACCGCGGGCTCCGGCAACCGACAGGGGGCGCTGTATGCGAAGCTTCCGGTCAGCTGGACTCATCAGGGCGAACTGCATCTGACCGGGTTTCTGCACTCGGTCAACCTGCTTAATCATTTAGATCCTGAACATACGCTCTGGTCTCAGTGCGGGGTGATACAGTTAGCTACCACAGAAAAAGAGCAGCAACGCCAGCAATCGATGCTGGCACAGGGGCTCTATCCGGATTCACTGGTCAGCTATAGATCAGCAGGGGAGCTATCTTCGATCGCAGGCAGCCGGATCGAATCACCAGGGCTGTTTTTCCCGGACGCAGGCTGGGTGTCGCCCCGCGATTTCTGCCACCAACTGACTACCCATCCTGATATCGAGATAGCCCATGCCGAAGTTGCCTCCATTTCAAGACAACAGGAACATTGGCAGATAGACACTGTAACGGATCAGTCTTTCGCCGCCAGCCATCTGATTATCTGCAACGCCGAGTTAGCCAATCGTTTCGAGCAAACTGCCCACCTGCCCCTCAAACCCATTCGCGGGCAGGTTTCGATCACTCCTGAGTCAGCCATAGACCCAAGTTTGCAGACGGTCGTTTGCGGCGAAGGGTACATCTCTCCGGCACAGGAGGGGCGCTTCTGCTTCGGCGCAACCTTTGATCTTAAAGGGAAAGAGCGCAATGTTACACTTGAGGACCATCAGCACAACATCTCGAAGTTAAGTGAAGCGCTGCCGGATATCGCTGCACAAGTATCAGACGTTCAGGATCAACTCGAAGGCCGCACTGCTTTTCGCTGCAGCACACCTGACTATATGCCGATGGTCGGGCCTGCGCCGGTCGCCGATGCATTTATCGAAACCTTCGCTCAACTGCGTAAAGACCGTAAGTGGCAGTTTGGCAATGCAATCCCGGAGCATCACCCCAACCTTTACATCAACACCGGCCACGGCTCCAAAGGTCTGATCACCTGCCCTATCAGCGCAGAACTTCTTGCTGGAATGATATGCAACGAGCCACTTTTGCTACCTAAGCCGGTGATTGATACTCTGAACCCGGCACGGTTTATCATAAAGAACCTGATCAGGCAGGCGATATAG
- a CDS encoding CBS domain-containing protein, whose amino-acid sequence MALYVYDHGYRIQTPKEALFPKRGVSSLTESRPAHRSADIEDKLHADGEKFVIPGPAKQAEKKDSASRAYNEHARNQHDEGEQPRLTVANIMVSPVHSIAPGTTISAAWKRMQSLEISHLIISEADDRPLGLVARADLQQAGTDSIQPVATVYDKKLIAATPETRVQDVAINFIENDINAIPVVDKEDKVIGIVCRTDLLRLLVSGPHLERWV is encoded by the coding sequence ATGGCACTCTACGTCTACGATCACGGCTATCGTATTCAGACCCCAAAAGAAGCGCTTTTCCCCAAGCGGGGTGTCAGTTCGCTTACGGAAAGCCGTCCTGCCCATCGCAGTGCCGATATAGAAGACAAGCTGCATGCCGACGGGGAAAAATTTGTAATCCCCGGCCCGGCTAAACAGGCCGAAAAGAAAGACAGTGCCAGCCGTGCATACAATGAGCATGCGAGAAACCAGCACGATGAGGGCGAGCAACCGCGTTTGACCGTCGCCAACATCATGGTTTCCCCGGTACACAGTATTGCTCCGGGGACTACCATCAGCGCAGCCTGGAAGCGGATGCAGAGTTTAGAGATAAGCCATCTGATTATCAGCGAAGCCGATGATCGACCACTGGGTCTGGTCGCCAGAGCTGATCTGCAACAGGCCGGTACCGACTCCATTCAGCCAGTTGCAACCGTCTATGATAAAAAACTGATCGCCGCCACCCCGGAAACACGGGTTCAGGATGTGGCGATCAACTTTATTGAGAATGATATCAATGCGATACCGGTTGTGGATAAAGAAGACAAAGTAATCGGAATCGTCTGCCGCACCGACCTGCTCCGTTTGCTGGTCAGTGGCCCCCATCTCGAACGCTGGGTTTAG
- a CDS encoding YheU family protein: MQIPPEALQPETLRALIEEFVSRDGTDYGEQEMSLEEKVSQVSRQLSSGQAVILFSESTGLCNIVPKELL, translated from the coding sequence ATGCAGATTCCGCCAGAGGCATTGCAGCCCGAAACATTACGAGCGCTGATCGAGGAATTTGTCAGCCGGGACGGTACCGATTACGGCGAGCAGGAGATGAGCCTGGAAGAGAAGGTCAGTCAGGTTAGCCGACAGCTCAGCTCCGGGCAGGCAGTGATCCTGTTCAGCGAAAGTACAGGGCTTTGTAATATAGTGCCTAAAGAACTTTTGTAA
- the ligA gene encoding NAD-dependent DNA ligase LigA — MSIEEQIQQLREQLNHHNYRYYVLDDPEVPDAEYDRLFRELKALEQEHPELISPDSPTQRVGAQPLSVFSQVRHELPMLSLDNAFDAEDMSEFNRRIVDRLNSGAEALIEYACEPKLDGIAVSLLYEKGVLVRGATRGDGTTGEDITLNVRTIPTIPLRLSGHDYPDRLEVRGEIYMPRQGFAELNQRALSQGQKAFVNPRNAAAGSLRQLDPKITASRPLEMCSYSIGIAEGGELAEKHADILKQLQGWGFKLNPLLEVVQGVEGCLAYYEKVSGLRDQLAYEIDGVVFKVNDLGLQQRLGFVSRAPRWAIAHKFPAQEEMTRVRAIEFQVGRTGAVTPVARLEPVFVGGVTVSNATLHNMDEIERLDVRAGDQVVIRRAGDVIPQVVRVIHEMRPDDTQAVIAPERCPVCDSGVERLEGEAVARCTGGLYCAAQRKEALKHFASRKAMDIDGLGDKLIEMLVDLDMLHDPAGLYQLTAESLAKLERMGPKSAANLVAAIEASRETELPRFLYALGIREVGEATARALAQHFGDLPALLAADEESLLEVPDVGPIVAKHIVNFFSQGHNREVIEALQQEAGVHWQAIEKAAQESLVLSGKTWVLTGKLEQMGRSEAKNYLLELGAKVAGSVSAKTDCVVAGPGAGSKLKKAAELDIPTMDEEGFIAFLAEQGINL; from the coding sequence GTGTCAATCGAAGAACAGATTCAGCAGCTCCGTGAGCAGCTCAACCATCATAACTATCGCTATTACGTATTGGATGATCCGGAGGTTCCGGATGCTGAATATGATCGTTTGTTCCGCGAGTTGAAAGCATTAGAGCAGGAACATCCTGAGCTGATCAGTCCTGATTCGCCCACGCAAAGGGTCGGTGCGCAGCCTCTGTCGGTCTTCAGTCAGGTTCGCCATGAGCTGCCAATGCTGTCACTGGATAACGCCTTCGATGCCGAAGATATGTCGGAGTTTAACCGACGTATTGTGGATCGCCTTAATTCGGGCGCCGAGGCCCTGATTGAGTATGCCTGTGAACCCAAGCTGGATGGTATTGCTGTCAGCCTGCTGTATGAAAAGGGCGTGCTGGTGCGTGGTGCAACCCGGGGGGACGGAACAACCGGCGAGGATATCACGCTCAATGTGCGAACCATTCCAACCATCCCTTTGCGACTCAGTGGCCATGATTATCCGGATCGTCTGGAGGTGCGCGGTGAGATCTATATGCCCCGGCAGGGCTTTGCTGAACTCAACCAGCGAGCGCTATCTCAGGGGCAGAAGGCTTTTGTTAATCCCCGCAATGCCGCGGCCGGAAGCCTGCGTCAGCTTGATCCGAAAATAACGGCTTCCCGCCCACTGGAGATGTGCAGTTACAGTATCGGCATCGCCGAGGGTGGTGAGCTGGCTGAGAAACATGCTGATATTCTGAAGCAACTTCAGGGCTGGGGCTTTAAGCTGAACCCGTTGCTTGAAGTGGTGCAGGGAGTTGAAGGCTGTCTGGCTTACTATGAGAAGGTCAGCGGCCTGCGTGACCAGCTGGCATATGAAATTGACGGTGTGGTCTTTAAGGTAAATGATCTGGGGCTGCAGCAGAGATTGGGTTTTGTCTCCCGCGCACCCCGCTGGGCAATTGCTCATAAGTTTCCGGCGCAGGAGGAGATGACCCGGGTTCGGGCTATTGAGTTTCAGGTCGGACGCACCGGTGCGGTTACCCCCGTAGCGCGTCTTGAGCCGGTTTTTGTGGGCGGGGTGACCGTCTCTAATGCAACCCTGCACAATATGGATGAGATTGAGCGGCTGGATGTGCGTGCCGGTGATCAGGTGGTTATCCGCCGTGCCGGCGATGTGATTCCTCAGGTGGTCCGTGTGATCCATGAGATGCGTCCGGACGATACTCAGGCAGTGATTGCGCCAGAGCGGTGTCCGGTGTGTGATTCGGGTGTCGAGCGGCTGGAGGGCGAAGCGGTCGCCCGTTGTACGGGTGGTTTGTACTGCGCGGCCCAACGTAAAGAAGCGTTGAAACATTTTGCTTCGCGTAAGGCGATGGATATCGATGGCTTGGGCGATAAGCTGATTGAGATGCTGGTTGATCTCGATATGTTACATGATCCGGCGGGGCTGTATCAGTTAACCGCCGAATCGCTGGCAAAACTGGAACGCATGGGGCCTAAGTCGGCTGCGAATCTGGTGGCTGCGATTGAGGCCAGTCGGGAAACCGAACTGCCTCGTTTCCTTTACGCGCTGGGTATCCGCGAGGTGGGTGAAGCTACCGCCAGAGCGCTGGCGCAGCACTTTGGGGATCTGCCAGCATTACTGGCTGCCGATGAGGAATCCTTGCTGGAGGTGCCGGATGTCGGGCCTATTGTTGCTAAGCATATTGTTAATTTCTTCTCTCAGGGTCATAACCGGGAAGTGATTGAGGCTTTGCAGCAGGAAGCAGGGGTACATTGGCAAGCCATAGAGAAAGCAGCGCAAGAGAGTCTGGTGCTGTCAGGTAAGACCTGGGTGTTGACCGGTAAGCTGGAGCAGATGGGGCGCAGCGAAGCGAAAAACTACTTGCTGGAACTGGGTGCCAAAGTGGCCGGGAGCGTGTCGGCGAAAACCGATTGTGTTGTGGCGGGCCCCGGTGCCGGGTCTAAACTTAAGAAAGCGGCCGAGCTGGATATTCCAACCATGGACGAGGAAGGGTTTATCGCCTTTCTCGCAGAGCAGGGAATCAATCTGTGA
- the zipA gene encoding cell division protein ZipA — translation MELSLKEWLIIGGVILILLIILDGWRRMQSGRNRLKMNIDKNFVDLPTEEGESFNPELPGGGARKVTLEGDPLFSDHRPSIEPDLQPSKPVPASAHEELRPVQTRTSAPEIQAEPRFTPAPSVSGRAPEPAADWRDDLHMDDGIIGAARTVSNPGFSETELTEATRLAQPEATLKPLDDRDDDGIIGPARVVSRAEREPLPETEPEPYIESELPAAEEPDTAPVVLSEVYDDREPEEIPKPESILTDPVGTLDEPVEEKAAQVESEETIAATEPVISTETESAALLAETESAKEPEAPLTAQDAKVPSEPSEPSEPSAPSEPSQLSELHADLPETDAVAEAAPMSEEIVTETVMAEEDAPLNSGVEAEEYDPLADVNFEPAEAEQSDALYTGAELDLTEQPEPEPEPEPEPEPAFDVEIQQEPEEPVAQHQGWQPELVPEEAAQEIDFEKPITELMQQMDQPDHADPSGYEEEEPFPQLDLAGVEKNAPVSDQPDLQQPLALDFPEPEPEPEPEPIPEQAISSEPLARETFVEPPAATQVTEQARDRFSSETTASENIAEDPFANLQLGSALDDEPLQSVRTASNLQPETDYTARRAPAESVESQSVTPQPEETQAWDQQAPEQQVEAEIPAAAAVPAEPSSGVSRRKRVQEPEPENVLVISVISKEQAEFNGPMLKKVVEACGMTFGEMDIYHRFEQDLGESAVQFSMANALPPGTFDEFNPASLSTRAVMFFMSMEEPDDVMEAFECMLATAETVAKHLGGEMLDENRSVLRTQTMEHYRQRVRDFEMQTLKKRGR, via the coding sequence ATGGAACTCAGTCTTAAGGAGTGGCTGATTATCGGTGGGGTGATTCTCATTCTGCTGATAATCCTGGATGGTTGGCGCCGTATGCAAAGCGGTCGTAACCGTCTGAAGATGAACATTGATAAAAACTTTGTTGATCTGCCCACTGAGGAGGGTGAAAGTTTTAACCCTGAACTGCCCGGGGGTGGTGCCCGCAAGGTCACCCTCGAGGGTGATCCTCTGTTTTCTGATCACCGTCCTTCGATTGAACCTGACCTGCAGCCATCGAAGCCGGTGCCTGCATCTGCTCATGAAGAGCTACGACCTGTCCAAACCCGAACCTCCGCGCCAGAGATTCAGGCCGAGCCCCGTTTCACGCCTGCTCCATCGGTATCAGGCCGAGCGCCTGAGCCTGCTGCGGACTGGCGTGATGATCTGCATATGGATGATGGCATTATCGGTGCAGCCAGAACGGTCAGCAATCCCGGTTTCAGTGAAACAGAACTGACCGAAGCCACTCGTTTAGCGCAGCCGGAGGCCACTCTGAAACCGCTGGATGACAGGGATGACGATGGCATTATTGGCCCTGCTCGTGTGGTCAGTAGGGCTGAAAGAGAGCCGCTGCCGGAAACAGAACCAGAACCTTACATTGAATCAGAGCTGCCAGCGGCAGAGGAACCTGATACGGCACCTGTGGTGCTTTCTGAGGTTTATGATGACAGAGAACCTGAGGAAATTCCGAAGCCGGAATCAATCCTGACCGATCCGGTTGGCACGCTTGACGAACCGGTAGAAGAAAAAGCCGCTCAAGTTGAATCTGAAGAGACGATTGCAGCGACTGAGCCTGTAATCTCCACTGAGACTGAATCTGCGGCATTACTGGCTGAAACAGAATCTGCCAAAGAACCTGAAGCGCCATTGACTGCGCAAGATGCTAAGGTGCCTTCAGAGCCTTCAGAGCCTTCAGAGCCTTCAGCGCCATCAGAGCCTTCACAGCTTTCTGAACTGCATGCGGATTTGCCAGAGACCGATGCGGTCGCCGAAGCCGCGCCCATGAGTGAGGAAATCGTCACTGAGACGGTGATGGCTGAGGAAGACGCTCCGCTTAACAGCGGCGTGGAAGCCGAAGAGTATGATCCTCTGGCAGATGTGAATTTCGAGCCTGCAGAGGCTGAACAGTCTGACGCACTGTACACGGGGGCGGAGCTGGATTTGACTGAACAGCCAGAGCCAGAGCCAGAGCCAGAGCCAGAGCCAGAGCCAGCATTCGACGTTGAGATTCAGCAAGAACCTGAAGAGCCTGTCGCGCAGCATCAGGGCTGGCAACCGGAACTGGTGCCTGAAGAGGCGGCGCAGGAGATCGACTTTGAAAAACCGATTACTGAGCTGATGCAACAGATGGATCAGCCGGATCACGCTGATCCTTCGGGTTATGAGGAAGAAGAGCCCTTCCCGCAACTGGATCTGGCGGGGGTTGAGAAAAATGCCCCGGTATCGGATCAGCCTGATCTGCAGCAGCCGCTGGCGCTGGACTTTCCAGAACCGGAACCAGAGCCAGAGCCTGAACCCATACCGGAGCAGGCGATAAGCTCCGAGCCGCTCGCCCGGGAGACGTTTGTTGAGCCCCCGGCGGCCACTCAGGTTACTGAACAGGCCAGAGACCGGTTCTCCTCTGAGACGACAGCGTCTGAGAATATCGCAGAAGATCCTTTTGCCAACCTGCAACTGGGCTCAGCCCTCGACGATGAGCCTCTGCAATCGGTCCGCACAGCAAGCAACCTGCAGCCCGAAACAGACTATACTGCTCGCCGTGCGCCTGCAGAATCCGTTGAGTCTCAGTCCGTTACTCCACAGCCTGAAGAAACACAGGCATGGGATCAGCAGGCACCTGAGCAGCAGGTGGAGGCAGAAATTCCAGCAGCTGCAGCGGTGCCGGCAGAGCCCTCTTCAGGGGTCAGTCGCCGTAAGCGTGTGCAGGAGCCGGAACCAGAGAATGTACTGGTGATTTCGGTTATTTCTAAAGAGCAAGCTGAGTTCAACGGGCCGATGCTGAAAAAGGTGGTTGAAGCCTGTGGCATGACCTTTGGCGAGATGGATATCTATCACCGGTTTGAACAGGATCTGGGTGAGAGTGCTGTTCAGTTCAGTATGGCTAATGCTCTGCCGCCCGGTACCTTTGATGAATTCAATCCTGCATCCCTGAGTACCCGTGCGGTGATGTTCTTTATGTCTATGGAAGAGCCGGATGATGTGATGGAAGCCTTTGAGTGTATGCTGGCAACCGCTGAGACCGTCGCTAAACACCTGGGTGGCGAAATGCTCGACGAGAACCGATCCGTTCTGCGTACCCAGACCATGGAACATTACCGGCAACGTGTCCGGGATTTTGAAATGCAAACCCTGAAAAAGCGTGGCCGATAA
- the ccmI gene encoding c-type cytochrome biogenesis protein CcmI — protein sequence MIELWIGIALLSMLAIAFVFLPFLRARRQIGLELSEDREQQNIEIFRERLAELELEKSTGNLEEEDFAALKTELERNLLVDVKRESTSGGKLALTSQVLITVTILAMLVPVAGIGLYSVLGRSADLELSLQQPADPFNGRQPTLEEAIAQLEKELELHPENPEGWYLLSTTYMNQGRFTQAAEGFRQVLDLLPEEAPQYPSVMGQYAQALFFAADSKMTPQVRTQIDKTLAIEPFEIAALGLLGIDAYEQENYELALEHWLKALRNAEGQTAETLRGGVRRARDALLAQGKEVPEIPELADVSVALNVSISEELKAGLNPDQIVFVFARAEGGGMPLAAVRLTVADLPAEVILDDSMAMVPQQRLSSASGVELSARISTSGQPQQQKGDLYGLIGPVTVAEINEPVTLVIDKVVE from the coding sequence ATGATTGAGTTATGGATAGGGATCGCGCTGCTGAGTATGCTCGCGATCGCTTTTGTGTTTCTGCCGTTTTTGCGTGCGCGCAGGCAGATAGGTCTGGAATTGAGTGAAGACCGTGAGCAGCAGAATATTGAGATCTTCCGGGAACGTCTGGCTGAGCTTGAACTTGAAAAAAGCACAGGCAATCTGGAAGAGGAAGATTTCGCTGCACTGAAGACCGAGCTGGAGCGGAACCTGCTGGTTGATGTTAAACGTGAATCAACCTCCGGAGGTAAGCTTGCACTTACTTCACAGGTGCTGATCACGGTGACGATTCTGGCAATGCTGGTGCCTGTAGCGGGTATCGGCCTGTATTCTGTTCTGGGGCGCTCTGCGGATCTGGAATTATCTCTGCAACAGCCGGCTGATCCTTTTAATGGTCGTCAGCCCACACTGGAAGAGGCGATTGCTCAGTTGGAGAAAGAGCTTGAGCTGCACCCCGAAAACCCGGAAGGCTGGTACCTGTTGTCGACGACCTATATGAATCAGGGGCGTTTTACTCAGGCCGCTGAAGGCTTCCGACAGGTGTTAGACCTGCTGCCGGAAGAAGCTCCGCAGTACCCGAGCGTGATGGGGCAGTATGCCCAGGCGCTGTTTTTTGCCGCTGACAGCAAAATGACCCCGCAAGTACGAACCCAGATTGATAAAACTCTGGCGATTGAGCCATTCGAAATTGCTGCGCTGGGATTGCTGGGGATTGATGCTTATGAGCAGGAGAACTATGAGCTTGCGCTGGAGCACTGGTTAAAGGCACTGCGTAATGCTGAAGGCCAGACTGCTGAGACGCTGCGTGGTGGAGTTCGCCGTGCGCGTGATGCCCTGCTGGCGCAGGGTAAAGAGGTTCCGGAAATCCCCGAACTGGCTGACGTTTCGGTGGCCCTGAATGTATCGATCAGCGAAGAACTGAAAGCGGGACTGAACCCGGATCAGATTGTGTTTGTTTTTGCCCGCGCTGAAGGCGGGGGGATGCCGCTGGCAGCCGTGCGTCTGACCGTGGCGGATCTGCCTGCAGAAGTGATTCTGGACGACAGTATGGCGATGGTGCCACAGCAGCGCCTGTCATCCGCTTCTGGTGTCGAACTCTCGGCCCGTATTTCGACCTCAGGACAGCCGCAGCAGCAGAAAGGCGATCTGTATGGTCTGATCGGCCCGGTAACCGTGGCTGAAATAAACGAGCCTGTCACGCTGGTTATTGATAAAGTTGTCGAATAA
- a CDS encoding cytochrome c-type biogenesis protein: MKKLILICLFCLPLSAWAAIDTYEFKDEETRERFRQLTFELRCPKCQNQNLQDSNSPIAEDLRGEVYRMLQAGNDNTEIVDFMVARYGEFVLYRPPVNQMTYLLWYGPFGLALIGIVVIILVARRRKRVSESGEDLETHLTDAEEQRLKDILQDDESK; this comes from the coding sequence ATGAAGAAACTGATTTTAATCTGTTTGTTCTGCTTGCCACTGAGCGCATGGGCAGCGATTGATACGTATGAGTTCAAAGATGAAGAAACCCGGGAGCGTTTCCGTCAGTTGACCTTCGAGCTGCGCTGTCCGAAGTGTCAGAACCAGAATCTTCAGGACTCGAATTCGCCGATTGCGGAGGATCTTCGCGGTGAGGTTTACCGGATGCTGCAGGCGGGTAACGATAACACTGAAATCGTTGATTTTATGGTAGCGCGCTATGGTGAATTTGTACTGTATCGTCCGCCGGTAAACCAGATGACCTACCTGTTGTGGTATGGCCCTTTTGGTCTGGCTCTGATCGGGATTGTTGTAATTATCCTGGTGGCGCGCCGGCGTAAGCGGGTCAGTGAAAGTGGTGAAGATCTGGAAACCCACCTGACCGACGCAGAAGAGCAGCGCTTAAAAGATATTTTGCAGGATGATGAATCTAAATGA